The Streptomyces rubrogriseus genomic sequence CCACCCGGGTGTCGGCGGGCCGGATGGTGACCTGGGTGACGCCCAGCTCGGTGCGGGCGATCTGCGCGTGGACGGTGACGCCGCCCTGGCCGACCTCCGCCATCGCCGTGTGCACGGTGACGACGGGGCGGCCGCCCGCGACCTCCAGGCGGACCCGGGCCGTGGAGTAGTCGTCGAAGCCCTCGGAGAAGCCGACGTTCTTGATGCCGACCGCGTAGCCGACGCCCCGTACGACGCCCTCGCCGTGGGTGGTGTTGGACAGGCCGCCGGGCAGCTGCCGTACGTCGGCGCCCTCGCTGGACTCCCACTGGCGCTCCGGCGGCATCGGCATCGCCTTGACACGGCGCAGGAGTTCGGCGACCGGCGCCGGGGAGTCGACGGGCTGCCCGGTGGGCATGAGCGTGCCCTGCTCCATGGCGTTGATCCGGCGGAACTCCACCGGGTCCAGACCGAGTTCGGCCGCCACCTTGTCCATCTGCGCCTCGTAGGCGAAGCACGCCTGGACCGCGCCGAAGCCCCGCATGGCGCCGCACGGCGGGTTGTTGGAGTAGAGGGCCAGGGCCTCGATGTCCACGTCCTCGCACACGTAAGGCCCGACCGACAGCGAGGCGGCGTTGCCGACGACCGCCGGGGAGGCGGAGGCGTAGGCGCCGCCGTCCAGGACGATGCGGCACTTCACATGGGTGAGCCGGCCGTCCCGGGTGGCGCCGTGCTCGTAGTGGAGCCTGGCCGGGTGGCGGTGGACGTGGCCGAAGAAGGACTCGAAGCGGTTGTAGACCATCTTGACGGGCTTGCCGGTGCGGAGCGCCAGCAGGCAGGCGTGGATCTGCATCGACAGGTCCTCGCGTCCGCCGAAGGCGCCGCCGACGCCGGACAGCGTCATCCGCACCTTGTCCTCGGGCAGGCCGAGCACGGGGGCGATCTGGCGCAGGTCGGAGTGGAGCCACTGGGTGGCGATGTAGAGGTCGACGCCGCCGTCCTCGCCGGGCACCGCGAGACCCGACTCGGGGCCGAGGAAGGCCTGGTCCTGCATGCCGAAGTAGTAGTCGCCCTCGACGATCACGTCGGCGCGTGCGGCGGCCGCGGCGGCGTCGCCGCGCACGATCGGCTGGCGGTGCACGATGTTGGGATGCGGGACGTGGGGGATGATGGGGGTCCCCCCGGCGCCGGAGCTTGTCGGAGGCGAGAGGGGGAGGTCGTCGCGGTGCTCGTGGACGAGGACCGCGTCGGGGGCGGTCGCGGAGGCCTCGTCGGTGACGAGGGGCAGCTCGCGGTACTCCACCTTGATCCTGGCGGCGGCGCGGCGCGCGGTCTCCGGATGGTCGGCGGCGACGATCGCGACCGGCTCGCCGTGGTGACGGACCTTGCCGTGGGCGAGGACCGGGGTGTCCCGGATCTCCAGCCCGTAGTGGCGCACGTCGGTCGGCAGGTCGTCGTACGTCATGACGGCGTGGACGCCGGGGGTGGCCAGCGCCTCGCCGGTGTCGACGGAGACGATCTCGGCGTGCGCGACGGTGGAGCGCAGGATCTGGCCCCAGAGCATGTCCTCGTGCCACATGTCGGACGCGTACGCGAACTCGCCGGTGACCTTGAGGACGCCGTCCGGGCGGAGCGTGGACTCGCCGATGCCGCCCTTGGTTCCGGAACCCTGGGTGAGGCCGGCGGGTGCGCCGTTGGCAGCCATGTCAGGCCTCCTCGGACCGGCGGGCGGCGGCCAGGCGGACCGCGTCCATGATCTTCTCGTAGCCGGTGCAGCGGCACAGGTTGCCCGACAGCGCCTCGCGGATGTCCTCGTCGCTCGGGTTCGGGTGGCGCTCCAGCATCTCGTCGGCGGCGACCAGCAGTCCGGGGGTGCAGAAGCCGCACTGGACGGCACCGGCGTCGATGAACGCCTGCTGCACGGGGGCCAGTTCGATGTTCTCGCCGGTCTGCGAGTCGGTACCGCCGGCCTGCCACCGCCGTGCCGCGTCCAGCGAGGCGCTCGCCCCGTCGCGGGTGCCGGTGGCGGCGCCGCCCTCGGCGCGTTGCCGGGCGGACTCCGCCAGGCCCTCGACCGTGAGGACCTCGCGGCCCTCGGCCTGGCCGGCCGCGACCAGGCAGGAGCACACCGGCACGCCGTCCAGGCGGACCGTGCAGGAGCCGCACTCGCCCTGTTCGCAGGCGTTCTTGGAACCGGGCAGACCCATCCGCTCGCGCAGCACGTACAGCAGGGACTCGCCCTCCCACACGTCGTCGGCCTGCTGCGGACGTCCGTTGACCGTGAAGTTGACGCGCATCACGCGGCTCCTTCCGTGGTGCGGCGGGCGCCGCGGTACGACTCCCAGGTCCAGGTGAGCGTCCGGCGGGCCATGACGCCGACCGCGTGGCGGCGGTAGTCCGCGGTGCCCCGGACGTCGTCGATGGGGTTGCAGGCGGCGGCGCACAGGTCCGCGAACCGTTTGACCGCCGACGGGGTGACGATCTTCCCGTTCTCCCAGAAGCCGCCCTCGTCGAGCGCCGCGTTCAGGAACTCCTCGGCGGCCGTCGCGCGGACCGGGGTGGGCGCGGCCGAGCCGATGCCGGTGCGGACGGTACGGGTGGCGGGGTGCAGGGCGAGACCGAAGGCGCACACGGCGATGACCATGGCGTTGCGGGTGCCGACCTTGGAGAACTGCTGCGGTCCGTCGGCCTTCGCGACGTGCACGGCGCGGATCAGCTCGTCGGGCTCCAGCGCGTTGCGCTTCACGCCGGTGTAGAACGCGTCGATGGGGATGCGGCGGGTGCCGCGCACCGACTCGGCCTCGACCTCGGCGCCGGCGGCGAGCAGCGCCGGGTGGGCGTCGCCGGCCGGGGACGCGGTGCCGAGGTTCCCGCCCACACCGCCGCGGTTGCGGATCTGCGGGGAGGCGACCGTGTGCGAGGCGAGGGCGAGACCCGGCAGCTCGGTGCGCAGGTTCTCCATGATCCGGGTGTAGGGCACGGAGGCACCGAGCCGTACGGAGCTCTCGCCGACCTCCCACTCGGCCAGGTCGCCGACGCGGCCCAGGTCCATGAGGTACTCGGGCCTGCGGTGATCGAAGTTGATCTCGACCATCACGTCGGTGCCGCCCGCGATCGGCACCGCGGTGGGGTGCTCGGCCTTCGCGGCGAGCGCCTCCTCCCAGCTGGCGGGGCGAAGGAAGTCCATGACCGGCTCTC encodes the following:
- a CDS encoding xanthine dehydrogenase family protein molybdopterin-binding subunit; its protein translation is MAANGAPAGLTQGSGTKGGIGESTLRPDGVLKVTGEFAYASDMWHEDMLWGQILRSTVAHAEIVSVDTGEALATPGVHAVMTYDDLPTDVRHYGLEIRDTPVLAHGKVRHHGEPVAIVAADHPETARRAAARIKVEYRELPLVTDEASATAPDAVLVHEHRDDLPLSPPTSSGAGGTPIIPHVPHPNIVHRQPIVRGDAAAAAARADVIVEGDYYFGMQDQAFLGPESGLAVPGEDGGVDLYIATQWLHSDLRQIAPVLGLPEDKVRMTLSGVGGAFGGREDLSMQIHACLLALRTGKPVKMVYNRFESFFGHVHRHPARLHYEHGATRDGRLTHVKCRIVLDGGAYASASPAVVGNAASLSVGPYVCEDVDIEALALYSNNPPCGAMRGFGAVQACFAYEAQMDKVAAELGLDPVEFRRINAMEQGTLMPTGQPVDSPAPVAELLRRVKAMPMPPERQWESSEGADVRQLPGGLSNTTHGEGVVRGVGYAVGIKNVGFSEGFDDYSTARVRLEVAGGRPVVTVHTAMAEVGQGGVTVHAQIARTELGVTQVTIRPADTRVGSAGSTSASRQTYVTGGAVKHACELVRERVLELGRRKLGSHHPAWATADLLLEGGKVVTDGGEVLADLVDVLEDEAVEVEEEWRHRPTEPFDPRTGQGNGHVQYSFAAHRAVVEVDTELGLVKVIELACAQDVGKALNPLSVVGQIQGGTVQGLGIAVMEEIVVDPVTAKVRNPSFTDYLLPTILDTPALPVDVLELADDHAPYGLRGVGEAPTLSSTPAVLAAIRDATGLALDRTPVRPEHLTGTAGSDRHPQDPPGGARNVTPSAPPGAPTKSRSARGT
- a CDS encoding (2Fe-2S)-binding protein; the encoded protein is MRVNFTVNGRPQQADDVWEGESLLYVLRERMGLPGSKNACEQGECGSCTVRLDGVPVCSCLVAAGQAEGREVLTVEGLAESARQRAEGGAATGTRDGASASLDAARRWQAGGTDSQTGENIELAPVQQAFIDAGAVQCGFCTPGLLVAADEMLERHPNPSDEDIREALSGNLCRCTGYEKIMDAVRLAAARRSEEA
- a CDS encoding FAD binding domain-containing protein, which codes for MDFLRPASWEEALAAKAEHPTAVPIAGGTDVMVEINFDHRRPEYLMDLGRVGDLAEWEVGESSVRLGASVPYTRIMENLRTELPGLALASHTVASPQIRNRGGVGGNLGTASPAGDAHPALLAAGAEVEAESVRGTRRIPIDAFYTGVKRNALEPDELIRAVHVAKADGPQQFSKVGTRNAMVIAVCAFGLALHPATRTVRTGIGSAAPTPVRATAAEEFLNAALDEGGFWENGKIVTPSAVKRFADLCAAACNPIDDVRGTADYRRHAVGVMARRTLTWTWESYRGARRTTEGAA